CTTCGTTTTTAGAACGGAGCATCACCGAATGCGTCGTCGTCAAAATCCATGTCGTTCATCTTCGATCCCTTCTGGATGAACACTTTCGCTTCGTCGAAACCGCCGGGGCCGCCTGGTTTTCCGGGGAAGCCCGGTCCGCCGCCCACAGGTGCGGGCGGGCCGTCCACGAAACCGTCGTCTTCAAAACGCTGGAACTCCAGGATCGCGCGGAGTTTTACGGTATCGAGCTGACCGTTACGGTGTTTCGCGATACGTACGTGCGTTTCCCCTTTGTTGGATTCGCCCATTTCATTGGTGGTGATATCGTAGTATTCCGGACGGTAAATGAACATTACCATGTCTGCATCCTGCTCGATCGCACCGGATTCACGAAGGTCGGACAGCTGGGGCATTTTATTACCGTCTTTCCGTTTTTCCACGTCTCGGGAGAGCTGGGAGAGCGCCAGTACCGGCACATGCAGTTCTTTTGCAAGCCCCTTCAGGTCGCGGGAGATCTTGGAAATCTCCTGTTCACGGTTGGTATTGCGGCCGTCGTTCGGGCCAGACATCAGCTGGAGGTAGTCGATGATGATGATGCCCACGCCGTGGTTGTGCACCAGGCGGCGGCATTTGGCGCGAAGCTCGAAGATGTTGAGACCGGGAGTATCGTCGATGAAGATCGGCGCTTTTGCGAGCCGCTCGATACCGTGGGTCATCAGTTTGCGCATTTCGTGCTCTTCCAGCTTACCACGGGTGATCTTCTCCAGCCGGATTTCGGACTCGGCTGAAAGGATACGCTGAACGATCTGCCCGCTCGACATCTCAAGGCTGAACACCGCTGCGCCCCTGGCGAATTTCGGGTGGAGGGCAGCGTTACGCGCGAGGTTGAGCGCGAAGGCCGTTTTACCCACGGCAGGACGGGCAGCCAGGATGATCAGGTCGGAAGGTTGCCAGCCGTACGTGATCTGGTCGAGGGACGGGAAGCCGGAGGGCACCCCGGTGATTTCGTCCCCTTTATTACGCAGATCCTCGATACGTTTGATGGTATTAACGAGGATCCTGTCGATGGAATCGTAGTTTTTGCGGAGGTGGTTGTTGGTAACCTCGAAGAGTTTGGATTCGGCGGCGTCGAGGAGGTCGAACACGTCGGCCGTGTCTTCGTAGGCTTCAGAAATGATTTCTCCGGAGATGCGGATCAGCTCGCGCTGGATGAATTTCTGGAGAACGATACGGGCGTGGGCTTCGATGTTGGCGGAAGAAACCACCATGTTGGTGAGCCGCGAAACAAAAAAGGGGCCGCCAACAGCTTCGAGATCGCCGCCGGATTTAAGCTCCTCTACTACGGTGAGAATATCTACCGGCATGGATTTACCGGCGAGCCGCTGCATGGCGGAAAAGAGTTTCTGGTGGGCGTCCACGTAAAAACACTCGGGTTTCAGGATCTCAATTACGGTATCGAAAGCTCCTTTTTCCAGCATCAGTGCGCCCAGAACCGCTTCTTCAAGCTCCTTGGCCTGGGGGGCACCTTTCCATACACCATCGTCGACAGGTCCACGCCGGGCTTACGGCGTGCCTTAACGTCTTTCTTCGTGAGATCCATTATAAGTGCAATACGTTATGAAAGTTAAAAATATGGTTACCGAACGGGTCCGGGCATAGCTTTGTCTTACAATTCCTGCCGGTTTCCATTCACCCATCTTTAACAAATTGTAAAATTTTTTATTGGCCGGAAGACCTAAGGTAACGGACTTTATCCATTTCCATCCCGCACGGCAGAATTATATTTATCCGACACAATTCCACCTGTTCAGGCACATCCTCCAGGCAGTTATCCACCGTTTTGAAATACTTTATCCACAAATCCAGCAAATAACACACGACAAATGTCCGATTATTCACAATTATTGTGCAAAAAGATTTTCCACATTTTCCTTGCGCAAAATTCCACTGTCACGTACAGCAGAAGTTGTTAACTTTACGCGGCGCGGCATTGCCTCCGGCGGGGAGGCAAATGTCCTGCAAATTATTGATACACACAATATTAAATCGATCCGACGTATATCGGACAGCATAATACAAGGAGCATCCAATGACAATTTCGTACAACTGGTTATGTGATTATTTGCCGGTAAAACCCGCACCGGAGGAACTTTCCGTTATTTTAACCGCCATCGGCCTGGAAGTAGAAAGCCTGGAACGTTTTGAAAGCGTAAAGGGCAGTCTCGAAGGACTGGTGATCGGGGAAGTGCTGACCGTTGAAAAGCACCCCAATGCTGACAAGCTCCGCCTTACGACCGTGAACACCGGCAACGGCGAGCCCCTCGCCATCGTGTGCGGCGCTCCCAATGTGGCCGCCGGCCAGAAAGTGGTTGTAGCACCCGTGGGCACCACCATCTATCCCGCCACTGGCGAGCCCCTCACCATGAAAAAAGCCAAAATCCGCGGAGAAGACAGTTTCGGCATGATCTGCGCGGAAGATGAAATAGGCCTCGGCTCCGGCCACGACGGCATCCTCGTGCTCGACGCCTCCCTCACTCCCGGCACACCGGCCAGGGACGTGTTCCAGCCGTACCAGGATTGGGTATACGAAATCGGCCTCACCCCCAACCACATGGACGCCATGAGCCATATGGGCGTGGCCCGCGACGTGTGCGCCTACCTGAACAACCGCGAAAACACGCAGGTGTACCAGGTGAAAAAGCCCGGCATCCACGCAGCCACGCATGCCGACAAACCGCTTCCCATCGCCGTGGAAGTAAAAAACACCGAATCCTGCCCCCGTTACTGCGGACAGAGCATCACCGGCGTAAAAGTGGGGCCCTCGCCCGCCTGGATGCAGCACCGACTGCTGGCCATCGGCGTAAGGCCCATCAATAATATCGTGGACATCACCAACTACGTGCTCCACGAAACCGGGCAGCCGCTGCACGCGTTCGACGCTTCCCGCATCAGGGGCGGCAAGATCGTCGTGGAAAACCTCCCGGCCGGCACACCTTTCATCTCGCTCGACGGTAAAGAACGCAAGCTCGACGCCGGCGACCTCATGATCTGCGACGGGGAAGACAACGGCCTTTGCATCGCCGGGGTATTCGGCGGGCTGGAGTCGGGCGTAAAAGACGACACCACCAACATCTTCCTGGAAAGCGCTTACTTCGACGCCACCAGCATCCGTAAAACTTCGGTACGCCATGGTCTTCGTACCGACGCGGCCGTTCGTTTCGAAAAAGGGCTCGACATCTCCCTGGCTCCCTTCGCCCTGGAAAGAGCCGTGGCGCTCATCAGCGAGCTGGCGCACGGAGCGCCCGCATCCGCGGTTACCGACGTGTACCCTTCTCCGAAGCAGCCCTGGCAGATTGATGTGACATATGACTATATCCGCACGCTCAGCGGCCATCAATACCCTGAAGCGCAGATCAAGAACATTCTCTGCAGCCTCGGCTTCACGATCCATGAAGAAAGCGGCAACCGCCTGCGCGTGTCGGCCCCACTGCACAAACCTGATATCACCATCCCGGCAGATATTGTGGAAGAAGTAATGCGGATCGACGGCCTCGACAATATTCCCATCCCGGCCCTCGTGAGCATGACCCCTTCCGTTCAGGCGCAGCCCGACAAGGAGCGCGTGAAGGAAAGGATCGCCGATTACCTGGCGGGGAACGGATTTTCGGAGATTTTCACCAATTCCATCACCAACAGCCAATATTACAAGCACCTCGATACGGACACGCTGGTGACCATGCTCAACAGCCTCAGCGCCGACCTCGACGTGCTGCGCCCTTCCATGCTGGAAACCGGCCTGGAGCGCATCGCCTTTAACCTGAACCGCCGGAACGAAGACCTCCTGTTTTTCGAATTCGGCAAAACATACCGCCAGGAAGCCGTAGGCCAATACGACGAAAAAGCCCACCTCAGCCTGTACCTCACCGGCCGGAAGCTCCCCGAGAACTGGATGCACAAGGAAAAACCGGTGGATTTCTACGATCTGAAAGGCTACATCGGCAATATCCTGCATATGCTCGGCCTCCAGGCCCCGCAGATGACGGTTGCCACCGCTCACGGCCTCCAGCCCGCGTTCGAGATCAGCTCCGCCGGCAAAGTGATCGCCGTGGCCGGCAGCGTGGCGCCCGCACAGCTGAAAGCTTTCGACATCAAACAACCCGTTTGGTATGCCGACTTCAACTGGGATATAATCCTGCAATTGTTGCCGACCAAAGACGCCTTCTACGAAGAGATCCCCCGATTCCCCGCCGTGCGCCGCGACCTGGCGCTGGTACTCGATAAAGGCGTGCCTTTCTCCGCCGTGGAAACCACTGCGAAATCGGTGAAAACGAACCTGTTGCAACAAATCAACCTGTTCGACGTTTTTGAAAGTGACAAACTCGGCGCCGGCAAAAAATCCTACGCCGTGAGCTTCACCTTCCAGGACAAGCAGAAAACCCTGACCGACCAGGAAACGGACGCCATCGTGAACAAACTCGTAAAAGCCTTCGAAACCCAGTTACAGGCGGAAATCCGCAAATAAAGCATGGAGATCGAACAGTACATACAAAGCATTGAGGACAAGCTGCAGCAGCTGTTCCGCAAACTGCAACTGGCGCAGGCAGATAATGCCACGCTCCGGGAGCAGCTGCAGGCACAGCAGGAAGAGCTGCTGCAGCAGCAGTCCACCATTACCGCCCTGGACGAAAAGCTCAAGCTGTCCAAAATCGCCACCGCCACGCAGGGCAATGGCTTGTCCGAAGATGAGGACGCCTTCCGCCGGGAGGTCCGCGGGAAGATCAACGATTACATCCGTGAGATCGACCGTTGCATCGCCCTCCTCAATTCATAATCGGATCGCTGAAGCGGCCGCCCGGCCTGCGCAGCGGGTAACTTCTCCCGAATTTTACGGCTTTCAGCAATGGATGTGCGAGATTCAGCACGTAGATCCATTCCAGGTTCACCGCGAGGCTGGGGTACGCCAGCACCAGTTTATCCGCCACTTTAAGGTGCGCCGAACCGAAGTCTTGTGTAGCAACCGGGATGGGAAACTGGGTCCATAGTTCCGGGAGCTCGTGATCTTCGAAATAGCGGATGCTGTCGTCGGGCACTTCCAGTGGCACCACGTAATAATGATCCGGCAGGCCCGGAGGATCGGCCAGAACGCCGGATTCCGCGACGAGCATGCCCGGGTGGGCGGCCAGGTAGCGGCAGGGAACTTCTCCCTGGTTCCACCGGGCGGAGATGCCGGTTGATTGCAAAAGTTTCCTGGAGCCGGGGGACCGGCTCAATGTGTACAACCACATACTTCGTAATATTTTATATCATGAAATTGTCCAGCCGAAGCAACTCCAGCTTTACGGATTCCACGCCGGCCAGCGATTCCATCAATTGCAGCGGCACGAGGCCGCCCAGGCTTCGCCGGGGTGCGCGCAGCCAGGCGTGGAACGCTTCCCGTTCACGGAAAATATGATAACCCAGGCTAAATACGTCCGCAATCGCGATCAACCGCTCACTGATACCCCGGTTCAGCAAATCCCGCCCTTTTTTCAGGTGCAGCGCCCGGTTGGTTACCGCCAACATAGCGCTTAACGTATCGTAGTCGAGCTCAAAAACCTCTTTCAGCCGCGTCAGCTGCTCTTTCGTAATCCCATGCTTTCCCAGGTCGATCTTCTTCGTAAAAAGCACTGACCGCAACTCCAGCACGTCCTCATACGTCATCAGCTGCAATTCCACTTCATGCGCCGCGCCTTCCGGCCTTTCCGTTTTCCGCGGCCTGCCGCGCCGACGCTTTTCTGGTGTATTGTCCATTCGAAGATAAGTGAAAAATGTTGATAAAATACTTTACAACTGAATTAATTCACTCAGGGACAAAATATTGAAAATGAATGCGTCAAACTGAAAACATTGATATCAATATGATATTCCCGTGAACCAATTATGAATATTTTCACTCATAATAATCATTCACGGGATACGGAAAATTATTCGGGCGGATTTTCAGGCGTAATATTGAAACGGAAATTCTCAAAATGGGTGCGGTCTCCCCGCTTTTGCTATTTTTGTCGAAACACGAACCATGGAACCGCAACTGATACCTGTCAATATAGTAGTAGCCGACCGCACCTATCGCATTAAAATCCGGAAAGACGAGGAAGAGGATGTGAGAAGGGTCATGAAGGAAGTAAACGAGAAGATCGTGGAGTTCAAG
Above is a genomic segment from Chitinophaga pollutisoli containing:
- the dnaB gene encoding replicative DNA helicase, whose protein sequence is MLEKGAFDTVIEILKPECFYVDAHQKLFSAMQRLAGKSMPVDILTVVEELKSGGDLEAVGGPFFVSRLTNMVVSSANIEAHARIVLQKFIQRELIRISGEIISEAYEDTADVFDLLDAAESKLFEVTNNHLRKNYDSIDRILVNTIKRIEDLRNKGDEITGVPSGFPSLDQITYGWQPSDLIILAARPAVGKTAFALNLARNAALHPKFARGAAVFSLEMSSGQIVQRILSAESEIRLEKITRGKLEEHEMRKLMTHGIERLAKAPIFIDDTPGLNIFELRAKCRRLVHNHGVGIIIIDYLQLMSGPNDGRNTNREQEISKISRDLKGLAKELHVPVLALSQLSRDVEKRKDGNKMPQLSDLRESGAIEQDADMVMFIYRPEYYDITTNEMGESNKGETHVRIAKHRNGQLDTVKLRAILEFQRFEDDGFVDGPPAPVGGGPGFPGKPGGPGGFDEAKVFIQKGSKMNDMDFDDDAFGDAPF
- the pheT gene encoding phenylalanine--tRNA ligase subunit beta, with amino-acid sequence MTISYNWLCDYLPVKPAPEELSVILTAIGLEVESLERFESVKGSLEGLVIGEVLTVEKHPNADKLRLTTVNTGNGEPLAIVCGAPNVAAGQKVVVAPVGTTIYPATGEPLTMKKAKIRGEDSFGMICAEDEIGLGSGHDGILVLDASLTPGTPARDVFQPYQDWVYEIGLTPNHMDAMSHMGVARDVCAYLNNRENTQVYQVKKPGIHAATHADKPLPIAVEVKNTESCPRYCGQSITGVKVGPSPAWMQHRLLAIGVRPINNIVDITNYVLHETGQPLHAFDASRIRGGKIVVENLPAGTPFISLDGKERKLDAGDLMICDGEDNGLCIAGVFGGLESGVKDDTTNIFLESAYFDATSIRKTSVRHGLRTDAAVRFEKGLDISLAPFALERAVALISELAHGAPASAVTDVYPSPKQPWQIDVTYDYIRTLSGHQYPEAQIKNILCSLGFTIHEESGNRLRVSAPLHKPDITIPADIVEEVMRIDGLDNIPIPALVSMTPSVQAQPDKERVKERIADYLAGNGFSEIFTNSITNSQYYKHLDTDTLVTMLNSLSADLDVLRPSMLETGLERIAFNLNRRNEDLLFFEFGKTYRQEAVGQYDEKAHLSLYLTGRKLPENWMHKEKPVDFYDLKGYIGNILHMLGLQAPQMTVATAHGLQPAFEISSAGKVIAVAGSVAPAQLKAFDIKQPVWYADFNWDIILQLLPTKDAFYEEIPRFPAVRRDLALVLDKGVPFSAVETTAKSVKTNLLQQINLFDVFESDKLGAGKKSYAVSFTFQDKQKTLTDQETDAIVNKLVKAFETQLQAEIRK
- a CDS encoding RES family NAD+ phosphorylase; translation: MWLYTLSRSPGSRKLLQSTGISARWNQGEVPCRYLAAHPGMLVAESGVLADPPGLPDHYYVVPLEVPDDSIRYFEDHELPELWTQFPIPVATQDFGSAHLKVADKLVLAYPSLAVNLEWIYVLNLAHPLLKAVKFGRSYPLRRPGGRFSDPIMN
- a CDS encoding MbcA/ParS/Xre antitoxin family protein gives rise to the protein MDNTPEKRRRGRPRKTERPEGAAHEVELQLMTYEDVLELRSVLFTKKIDLGKHGITKEQLTRLKEVFELDYDTLSAMLAVTNRALHLKKGRDLLNRGISERLIAIADVFSLGYHIFREREAFHAWLRAPRRSLGGLVPLQLMESLAGVESVKLELLRLDNFMI